Below is a window of Yimella sp. cx-51 DNA.
TCGAGGAGATGAACGCCGCGGCAGTGAGCACCCAGCCCAGCCACGTCGGGCCCCATGCCTGTACGGCGAAGGCGCCACCGACCAGCGCGAGGATGAACAGGCCGTACGTGGTCCAGATGACCTTCGACCGTCCGGTGCTGGTGCCGTACACGACCCACAGACCGGTCGCCTTCTGGTACGCCGCGACCAGCGCGCCGAGCACCATGGCAGCCAGCAGGATGAGGCCGATGCGGACGATGGACGACTCCACGAGGGCCGTGGAGCCCACGATGGCTGCGGTGCACAAACCGTGCACCGGGTAGTAGTACCAGGGAGCTGCCGCACGGTCGCCCAACGAAGAGCGAGTGCGCTGGACGTCGTCGAGTGCCGCGGTGGGGTCGTATGCGTTCTCGTTGGTTTCCATACCGGAAAGCTACCACACACTTTCCCTTTCGGAAAGAGAAAGTGATCCGCGCATCCACGCATCCGCGCGGCCGTGCATCCGTGAGCCAGGTCACGGATCGCGCACGGCGTGCCGTTCGTTGAACCGACCATCACCCGAGGCCCGCCCCCACCCCAAGGACCCCGCTTGAACGTCACCTCGCTCGTCTGGATTCTCACGATCGCCGGCATCATCGGCCTGCTGCTGTTCGACTTCTTCTTCCACGTCCGCCAGGCACACGAGCCCACACTGAAGGAATCGGCCACCTGGTCGGCGCTCTATGTCGGGGTGGCCCTGCTGTTCGGCGCAGGGCTGTGGTTCGTGGCGGGCAGCGGCCACGGCACCGACTACTTCGCCGGCTACATCACCGAGAAGGCGCTGAGCGTCGACAACCTGTTCGTCTTCCTGGTGATCATCGGCAGTTTCAAGGTGCCGCGCGCCTATCAGCAGAAGGTGCTGCTGGTGGGCATCGCGATCGCGCTGGTCGCCCGCGCAGCCTTCGTCTTCCTGGGCGCAGCGATGATCAACACCTTCTCGTGGACGTTCTACTTCTTCGGTCTGGTGTTGCTCGTGACGGCCGGCCACATGCTCAAGCCGGAGGGCACCGACGAGCACGACGCCGACAACATCGTCAGCCGCATCGCCAAGAAGTTCTTCAAGGCCAGCGACGAGTACGACGGCGACAAGCTCTTCACCCGCATCAACGGCCGGCGCGTGATGACCCCGATGCTGCTGGTGATGATCGTCATCGGCGGCACCGACATCCTCTTCGCCCTCGACGCGATTCCGGCGATCTACGGCCTGACCGAGGAGCCGTACATCGTCTTCACCGCCACAGCGTTCAGCCTGCTCGGCCTGCGCCAGCTCTACTTCCTGATCGACGAACTGCTCGACCGGCTCATCTACCTCAGCTACGGCCTGGCCGTCATCCTCGGCGTGATCGGCGTGAAGCTGATGCTGCACGCCCTGCACAAGAACTCCTTGCCCTTCATCAACAACGGCGAACCGGTCGACGTCATCGAACTCTCCACCGGCGCATCGCTGGGCATCATCGTCGGCGTCCTGGCCATCACGGTCATCGCTTCGCTGGCCGCCTCCGGCCGGCAGGAGAAGTCCGGGCCTTCGAAGCGTCTCGAGAACGACGACCGCATCGACGAGGGCGCCAACATCTGACCGGCGCTCGTCCAACCTCCCGACCGCAGCACAAACGCGGCCCTTCCGGCACCAAACGCGGCCCCTGTTCACAGACGCGGTAGCTGCAACCGCCGCGTCCGTGAACAACCGCCGCGTTTACGAGTGAGGTGGACGAGTGGACGGACGGCCGGACGCCGGGCCAGGCAGGTGGCCGGACGCCGAAAGGGACGAGTCAGCCGCGCTCGGTTGCTGCCGACGAAGCAGCAACGTCGGCGGACGCGTCCGATGCGTCGGCGTCAGGATCGGGCCAGATCTCGTCGCCCTGCAGGCTGCGCCAGAGTCCGATGCCCCAGTAATAGAGCATCCAGAGCCCGATGACCCCGAGGAGTACGGGCCGGGCGGAGGTGTCCTTGTCGATGATCAGCCAGGTGATGGCGGCCACCCCGACCGCGCTGAACGAGACGGTCACGGCCTTGAACTGCGCCGCGCCCATGACGTGCGGCAGCTTCATCCACGGCGTCACCGTCAACCCGCACAGCGCCAACGAGGTGACCACGATGACCCAATCGGGCAGGTGCACCACCCAGAAGAGCGTGAAGACAAGGTTCCAGGCGGTCGGGAAACCGCGGAACCACAGGTCGCGGGTTTCGATGTCCTCCCGCGAGAACCACAGCACCGAGGTCACCAACACCAGGCACAGGATCGGGATTTCCCACGGCTGCGGCAGCAGGTTGAACTCCCACGCGAAGTAGACCGGCGCAAAGACACAGGTGCAGAAGTCGACGACGAGGTCGAGCACGTGGCCGCTGAGCACGGGGACGGCTTCCTTCACCTTGGCGCCACGGGCCATGGGACCGTCGATGCCGTCGACGATCTGGGCCACCATGAGCCACAGCAGCGCCTCGCGCGGACGTCCGAGGGCGCTCGCGACGATCGTCAGGAAGGCGCAGACGACGCCGAGGCTGGTGAAGATGTGGATGCCCCACGCTCGCGTCGTGGTCCAACTGCGAAGGGGCGAGGGCATGGCTCACCGTACTCCGGACGTAGCGTGCAGCCGATCCGATCCGACCAAGAGGGGCGAGGCAGTCCGGCAGACGTGCAACCGTCCGAAGTGGCGCTCACCGAGACCACCGGGGCCCTACGGTGGGCGGATGCGCCTGATCGACCGTGCCAAGCACATCTTGCGCCCGGACAACCGGCGCAAGTTCAAGGCGCCGTGGATCCTCGCCAATGTCGGTTACGACGTCATCTACACGCTGGTGATGATCAAGATCTTCGGCCAGTACGGCATCAACGGCTGGGTCTACGTCGCCTACATCGCGGTCTTCTCGCTGCTCTACGCCTGGGGTTCGTTCGAGTTGGTCGGGGCGCTCGTCGACGGCAACTCCAAGCGGGCGCACCGATTCGGCGCACTGACCGTCGCCGCATTTCTCGCGCCCGACATCTATCTCGTGGTCGCCACGCACAACGTCCCGTGGCACGTGTGGGCGATCTTCGGCACGTACGTGTGTGTCACCGCCACCGCTGCAGTGATCGGACTGCGCAAGAAGGTCATGGCCAAGCGCGCCGAGCAGGCTGCCGCCGAGGGCTCTGCCCACGACACCGACGCAGCGGTTGGGACGCCGAGCGGCGGTTCTGACTCCCACTGACCACCCAGAACCGGGCGACGCAGCCCACCCGCTGCGTCCAAGCTCGGGCAGAATGCGCAGGTGCAACACGTCGTGCTCTTCGAGCCCCAGATCCCGCCCAACACCGGCAACTCCATCCGGTTGGCCGCCTGCACGCCGGTGCACCTTCACCTGGTCGAACCGCTCGGCTTCACCCTCGCCGATGCCCAACTGCGCCGGGCCGGACTCGACTATCACGACCTCGCGAAAGTGAGCGTCCATCCGTCCCTGGACGACTGCTTCGACGGCTTGCCCGGGCAGCGCGTCTTCGCCTTCACCGGGCACGGCGAGACGGTCTTCTCACAGGTCGCCTACGAGGACGGGGACGTCCTGCTCTTCGGACGCGAGGCCGACGGGTTGCCGGCAGAAGTGCTGGACCACCCACGCATCACCGACCGACTGCGGCTGCCGATGCTGCCGGGACGCCGTTCGCTCAACCTCAGCAACACCGTCGCGATCGCGGTCTACGAAGCCTGGCGCCAGCGGGACTACCGCGTGCCGAGCGCCACCGACGCCACCGTTTCGTAGCGCGGCCGGCCGCTCGGACCTTCGCGCAGATGTGAGGCGACGAGTTCGATCTCGGTGACCGTCCACGGGTCGCTGCGGAAGGTGTCGAGCACCTGCAGCCATTTGCGGGCGTCCATCCCGCGATGCAGCCGGGCGATCGTGAGGTGACCGACAAAACGCTGCCCGTCCGGCGTCGCTCCCGCACTGTTGCAGGCATTCCGGACGCCCGAAGCCAGCGCGCCGAGGTCGGCTGCCGGGGCCATCCAGAGCAGCTTCGCCGACAACGCGTCGGGGAAAGCGCCGGCGCCGGCGAGGGAGAGGTCGAAGGGTTCGTGCCGCTGCGCCACCCGGACCAGCGCCTCGATGAGTTCGTCCAGGTCACGCTCGTGCACGCTCGGCAGGAAAGCCAGCGTCAGATGCCACTGCTCGGGGTCGATCCACGGCATGCCGCCGCGTGGTTCGAGGAAGTCGCTCAACTCTTCTTTCACATCGTCCGGCGGCACGACCGCCACGAACATCCGTTGTCCGGCCATGCGTCCATCTTCTCCTGTTCGCGGACGACTCCCACTCACCGCGGGTAGACCCCCCGAACAGCTCCCACCCCCGGCGGCCGAACTCGCGGACGGCGCGAGCAGCGTTCGCGGAAGCGTCCACTCGCGAGCTGTGTTCGCGGCGTCCGCGAGTTGTGCACGCGCCACCACCGAAGGGACGGCGAGCGCCATGATGGAGCCATGACGATGCACGTGGACGACTACAAGGCCCTGCGCTCCCGCTACGACTCGATGCCCTACCGCCGCACCGGCACGTCGGGCCTTGATCTGCCCGCGATCTCGCTCGGGCTCTGGCACAACTTCGGGGACGACTTCACCCTCGACAACCAGCGCGCCACGCTGCGCCGCGCGTTCGACCTCGGTGTCACGCACTTCGACCTCGCCAACAACTACGGCCCGCCGTACGGCAGCGCCGAGCGCAACTTCGGCACGATCTTCGCCCAGGACTTCAAGCGCTACCGCGACGAGTTGATCCTGTCGTCGAAGGCCGGGTACGACATGTGGCCCGGCCCGTACGGCCAGGGCGGCGGCAGCCGGAAGTACCTCATCAGCTCGCTCGACCAGTCGCTGCAGCGCATGGGCGTCGACTACGCCGACATCTTCTACAGCCACCGCTTCGACCCCACGACTCCGCTCGAAGAAACGATGTGCGCCCTCGACCACATCGTCCGCTCGGGCAAGGCGCTCTACATCGGCATCTCCTCCTACAGCGGCGAGCGCACGCGCGAGGCCGTCGAGATCCTGCGTTCGATGGGGACGCCGCTGCTGATCCACCAGCCGTCCTACTCGATGCTGAACCGCTGGGTCGAGGAAGACCTGCTGCACGTGCTGGAGGAGACCGGCACCGGCTGCATCGCCTTCTCGCCGTTGGCCCAGGGCATGCTCACCGACAAGTACCTCAAGGGCGTGCCGGCCGATTCGCGTGCGGCACAAGGCAAGTCGCTCGGTGAAAACCTTCTCTCGGACGAGACGTTGGCCCACATCCGCGCGCTCAACGCCATCGCCAAGAAGCGTGATCAGTCGCTGGCCCAGATGGCGCTGGCGTGGGTGCTGCGCGACCCGCGGGTGACCTCCGCGCTGATCGGTGCCTCCAGCGTCCAGCAGTTGGAGAACAGCCTCGGCGCGCTCGACAACCTGGAGTTCACCGACGAGGAGTTGAAGGCCATCGACAAGCACGCCGTCGATTCGGGCATCAACCTCTGGAAAACCTCCAGCGACGGCTGACGACTTTCCTCACCGAGTGGCCGGGATATGAACTGGCGGCCGGGTTATAGCCCGGCCGCCAGTTCATATCCCGGCCACTCGGTGAGGAAAGTCGGTCGATCAGGAGAGTCGGTCGAGGAAGGCGATGAGCAGCCGCTCCCGCAACGCCGGGGACGCGACTGCCAGCAGGGCGTTGACCGGCGCCATCTGCTGCGGGAGGGCGAGGTCTCCGGAGTCGCCCGCGAGCCCGGCGATCTGGAGCAGGCCGTCGAAATCGGCGTCCGTCAGCGTCGCCGGGTCGAGCGCACGGGCAGCCTCGGCGAGTTCGGGCGCCACCGTTGCTGGGCCCGATTCCCTTGCGGCGTCGACTGATTCGACGAGCGCAGCCACGACGTCATCGATGATCGCCAAGCTGGCGGCGCTCATCGACAGGTGCATGTTTGCCGGGCCGCCGGCGTACGGCAGTTGCACCTGCACGTACTGCCCACGCTGTTGCATCTGGTCGGCGACCACCAGCATGTCGACCTCGGGATCATTGGAGTGCACCGCGACCAGTGTCGAATCGGGGCCGCCCAGCACCTCCAACGGCGCAGGTAGTCCGGTGATGAACCGGCGGGCAGCCTCACGCGCGCTACGAGCCAGATCGGCATACCCGTCGCGGCCGTACGCCCGGGTCACCGCCCACGCCGCCGCGGTCGGTCCGCCCGAACGCGTCGACTGCGTGGTGCTGTTGAGCATCGTGTAGCCGGGCCAGTCGGCGCACGCGAAGAACTGCGGACGTCGCAACTCGCGATCGCGGTGCAGCAGCACCGACACGCCCTTGGGTGTGTAGGCGTACTTGTGCAGGTCGACGCTGATCGAGGTGACGCCCGGCACCGAGAAGTCCCAGGCCGGAGCATCGTCCAGGAAGGGCAGCACCCAGCCGCCGATGCAGGCGTCCACGTGCATACGAACGTCCTTGTGCATTGCGGCAGAAGCGAGCTCGTCGATCGGGTCGACCACGCCGTGCGCATAGGACGGCGCCGAGCCGACCACCAGCACCGTCGATTCGTCGATCGCCGCCGCCATCGCTTCGGGGTCGGCGCGGAAGTCAGCGCGCACCGGCACCACCACCGGCCGCACGCCGAAGTAGTGAGCAGCCTTGTGGAACGCCGCGTGCGCGGTGGCCGGCAGCACCATCGTCGGACGCTCGATCTCGGGGTGAGCGTCGCGAGCGGTCTGCACCGCCAGCAGGATCGATTCGGTGCCGCCGGAGGTGACGGTGCCAGCACGACCGTCCGGGGCCTGGGTGAAGGACGCAGCCATCGCGACCAGATCGCGCTCCATCGCCAGCAACGAAGGGAACGCGGTGGGGTCGAGGCCGTTGGATTCGCCGAACATCGCCAAGGCTTCCAAGCCGAGGGCGTCGATGTCGGGGCGTCCGGAGTCGTAGACATAGGCGAAGGTGCTGCCACCGTGGCGGGGGACGTCCATCGCCTGCAGTTCGCGCAGTCGCGCACGGATCTGGTCGCGGTTCATCGCTGCTCCCTGGTCGGCGGGTCGAGGCGGTAACGCATGAGGTAGAGCAGCGAGACTGCGACCAGCAGCGCCGGCAACACCGAGAAGCCCACCCCGATTGCAGTGACCGCTGAATCTGGTTGCGCGGCAAGGCCGTCGGTCGAGGAGACATAACCGCCGAGAG
It encodes the following:
- a CDS encoding TerC family protein, with the protein product MNVTSLVWILTIAGIIGLLLFDFFFHVRQAHEPTLKESATWSALYVGVALLFGAGLWFVAGSGHGTDYFAGYITEKALSVDNLFVFLVIIGSFKVPRAYQQKVLLVGIAIALVARAAFVFLGAAMINTFSWTFYFFGLVLLVTAGHMLKPEGTDEHDADNIVSRIAKKFFKASDEYDGDKLFTRINGRRVMTPMLLVMIVIGGTDILFALDAIPAIYGLTEEPYIVFTATAFSLLGLRQLYFLIDELLDRLIYLSYGLAVILGVIGVKLMLHALHKNSLPFINNGEPVDVIELSTGASLGIIVGVLAITVIASLAASGRQEKSGPSKRLENDDRIDEGANI
- a CDS encoding phosphatidylcholine/phosphatidylserine synthase: MPSPLRSWTTTRAWGIHIFTSLGVVCAFLTIVASALGRPREALLWLMVAQIVDGIDGPMARGAKVKEAVPVLSGHVLDLVVDFCTCVFAPVYFAWEFNLLPQPWEIPILCLVLVTSVLWFSREDIETRDLWFRGFPTAWNLVFTLFWVVHLPDWVIVVTSLALCGLTVTPWMKLPHVMGAAQFKAVTVSFSAVGVAAITWLIIDKDTSARPVLLGVIGLWMLYYWGIGLWRSLQGDEIWPDPDADASDASADVAASSAATERG
- a CDS encoding tRNA (cytidine(34)-2'-O)-methyltransferase, giving the protein MQHVVLFEPQIPPNTGNSIRLAACTPVHLHLVEPLGFTLADAQLRRAGLDYHDLAKVSVHPSLDDCFDGLPGQRVFAFTGHGETVFSQVAYEDGDVLLFGREADGLPAEVLDHPRITDRLRLPMLPGRRSLNLSNTVAIAVYEAWRQRDYRVPSATDATVS
- the thpR gene encoding RNA 2',3'-cyclic phosphodiesterase; this encodes MAGQRMFVAVVPPDDVKEELSDFLEPRGGMPWIDPEQWHLTLAFLPSVHERDLDELIEALVRVAQRHEPFDLSLAGAGAFPDALSAKLLWMAPAADLGALASGVRNACNSAGATPDGQRFVGHLTIARLHRGMDARKWLQVLDTFRSDPWTVTEIELVASHLREGPSGRPRYETVASVALGTR
- the mgrA gene encoding L-glyceraldehyde 3-phosphate reductase produces the protein MTMHVDDYKALRSRYDSMPYRRTGTSGLDLPAISLGLWHNFGDDFTLDNQRATLRRAFDLGVTHFDLANNYGPPYGSAERNFGTIFAQDFKRYRDELILSSKAGYDMWPGPYGQGGGSRKYLISSLDQSLQRMGVDYADIFYSHRFDPTTPLEETMCALDHIVRSGKALYIGISSYSGERTREAVEILRSMGTPLLIHQPSYSMLNRWVEEDLLHVLEETGTGCIAFSPLAQGMLTDKYLKGVPADSRAAQGKSLGENLLSDETLAHIRALNAIAKKRDQSLAQMALAWVLRDPRVTSALIGASSVQQLENSLGALDNLEFTDEELKAIDKHAVDSGINLWKTSSDG
- a CDS encoding aminotransferase class V-fold PLP-dependent enzyme, encoding MNRDQIRARLRELQAMDVPRHGGSTFAYVYDSGRPDIDALGLEALAMFGESNGLDPTAFPSLLAMERDLVAMAASFTQAPDGRAGTVTSGGTESILLAVQTARDAHPEIERPTMVLPATAHAAFHKAAHYFGVRPVVVPVRADFRADPEAMAAAIDESTVLVVGSAPSYAHGVVDPIDELASAAMHKDVRMHVDACIGGWVLPFLDDAPAWDFSVPGVTSISVDLHKYAYTPKGVSVLLHRDRELRRPQFFACADWPGYTMLNSTTQSTRSGGPTAAAWAVTRAYGRDGYADLARSAREAARRFITGLPAPLEVLGGPDSTLVAVHSNDPEVDMLVVADQMQQRGQYVQVQLPYAGGPANMHLSMSAASLAIIDDVVAALVESVDAARESGPATVAPELAEAARALDPATLTDADFDGLLQIAGLAGDSGDLALPQQMAPVNALLAVASPALRERLLIAFLDRLS